A region from the Acyrthosiphon pisum isolate AL4f chromosome A1, pea_aphid_22Mar2018_4r6ur, whole genome shotgun sequence genome encodes:
- the LOC100569223 gene encoding ninjurin-2-like, whose translation MNEIVAANRSSAVDFSAGHKNANDSENMSSAVNNQNDKILSADDDNLLPNQTVMANEVIGSMDEDTPKAFNLYRNKKLLSHGMMDVALFSANANQLRYVLENSDGSALYVICVVLLLISIFLQILVGVGLLLSARYNVTNCDQRKMAFKLGNYVIVGIFLITVVNIFITSFGGPTVNSPAIVLSTSVTEQPNLLL comes from the exons ATGAATGAAATAGTTGCTGCAAATCGGAGTTCTGCAGTGGATTTTTCGGCTGGTCACAAAAATGCAAACGATTCTGAAAATATGTCATCTGCAGTAAATAATCAAAACGACAAAATACTTTCGGCAGACGACGACAATTTATTGCCGAACCAAACTGTTATGGCCAATGAG GTGATCGGAAGTATGGATGAAGATACACCAAAAGCATTTAACTTATAcagaaataaaaagttattgtcTCATGGTATGATGGACGTGGCACTGTTTTCTGCAAATGCTAATCAACTAAGATATGTATTAGAAAATAGCGATGGTAGTGCCCTTTACGTCATTTGCGTCGTGCTTTTGTTGATTAGCATATTTTTACAG ATTTTAGTTGGCGTAGGGCTTTTACTGAGTGCTCGGTACAATGTGACCAATTGTGACCAACGAAAGATGGCATTTAAATTGGGAAACTATGTCATTGTTGGTATATTCCTCATAACGGTGGTCAACATTTTCATAACGTCATTTGGAGGTCCAACAGTAAATTCACCTGCAATAGTGTTGTCCACTTCTGTGACTGAGCaaccaaatttattattatag